A genomic stretch from bacterium includes:
- the leuS gene encoding leucine--tRNA ligase, with product MEKYRFKEIEEKWQARWEETGIDRATFLKDKKKFYVLEMFPYTSAQMHMGHVRNYTIGDVLARFMKMKQYNILHPIGYDAFGMPAENAAIKQNVHPKDWTYKNIETISSQLKRLGISYCWERQVVTCAPEYYRWNQFFFLQLYKYGLIYKKLSPANWCSSCQTVLANEQVVDGGCWRCNSPVEQKEFPQWFIKITDYAEKLLDFSGISNWPERVILMQKNWIGRSEGAEISFNVPALNKNLPVYTTRADTLFGATYMVISPRHPIVKEILSISPVKDSVEVFLKKVLNQNITAEITAKMEKEGVDTGIKAVNPVNNQEIPIWIGNYVLMEYGTGAIMAVPAHDQRDFEFAHKYKLPVRFVIKNPEWSDGTESQDYAYEGEGVMINSAQFNGLHNRECIKEITKSLESEGRGKKTINYSLRDWCISRQRYWGTPIPIIYCDKCGIVPVPEEELPITLPYNVEFTGTGESPLKKIKEFVECKCPVCKENAKRETDTMDTFMDSSWYFLRYASEVYEDKAFDREEVDYWMPVDQYIGGIEHAILHLLYSRFFVKALKDMGYVSFSEPFKNLLCQGMIIKDGSKMSKSKGNVVDPREIINKYGADTLRLFILFAAPPELDLEWAETGIEGAWRFVNRVWGFNERILKYQNTGSNDDDDNHLIKIINRVVKGVTEDIEREFQFNTAIAKMMEFINELSKILEAGKVSKGKLVSAWLDFIKILAPFTPHFAEELWNKHLKETSITVEEWPKWSEELILDKEVMVVVQVNGKVRGKIKVSYGATEADVLRGVMKDTTFLKWIEGKTIKRQIYIQNKILNLIVA from the coding sequence ATGGAAAAATATAGGTTTAAGGAGATAGAAGAAAAATGGCAAGCAAGGTGGGAAGAGACAGGAATTGATAGAGCTACATTTCTTAAAGATAAGAAGAAATTCTACGTTTTAGAAATGTTTCCATATACTTCTGCTCAAATGCATATGGGGCACGTAAGAAACTATACCATTGGAGATGTTTTAGCCAGATTTATGAAGATGAAACAGTATAACATCCTTCATCCGATAGGGTACGATGCTTTTGGTATGCCTGCTGAAAATGCCGCTATAAAACAGAATGTTCATCCGAAGGATTGGACATATAAAAATATAGAAACTATCAGTAGCCAACTTAAAAGATTGGGTATATCATACTGTTGGGAAAGGCAGGTTGTAACTTGCGCACCAGAATATTATAGATGGAACCAATTTTTCTTTCTGCAGTTATATAAATATGGGCTTATCTATAAAAAACTTTCACCTGCAAACTGGTGTTCTTCGTGTCAGACAGTCCTTGCTAACGAACAGGTAGTAGATGGTGGGTGTTGGAGATGTAATTCTCCTGTCGAGCAGAAAGAGTTTCCTCAATGGTTTATTAAAATAACCGATTACGCAGAAAAACTTCTCGATTTTTCTGGTATTTCTAACTGGCCTGAACGGGTAATTCTTATGCAGAAAAACTGGATAGGTAGGAGCGAGGGCGCTGAAATATCTTTTAATGTTCCTGCGTTAAATAAGAATCTTCCAGTCTATACCACCAGAGCAGATACGCTTTTTGGGGCAACCTATATGGTTATTTCTCCTCGCCACCCTATTGTTAAAGAGATTCTTTCAATAAGTCCTGTGAAAGACTCTGTTGAGGTTTTTTTGAAAAAAGTCTTGAACCAGAATATTACTGCAGAGATTACAGCAAAAATGGAAAAAGAGGGTGTTGATACTGGAATAAAAGCGGTTAACCCTGTGAATAACCAAGAGATACCTATATGGATAGGTAACTATGTTCTTATGGAGTACGGCACAGGAGCGATTATGGCTGTACCTGCCCACGACCAGAGAGATTTTGAGTTTGCACATAAATATAAACTTCCTGTAAGGTTTGTTATAAAAAACCCTGAATGGAGTGATGGTACTGAAAGCCAAGATTATGCTTATGAGGGTGAAGGAGTTATGATTAACTCTGCCCAATTTAACGGGCTCCATAATAGAGAATGTATTAAAGAGATTACTAAAAGTCTTGAATCTGAAGGACGTGGAAAGAAGACCATAAATTATAGCCTTAGGGATTGGTGTATATCAAGACAAAGGTATTGGGGGACGCCTATTCCAATAATATATTGCGATAAATGTGGGATTGTTCCTGTTCCGGAGGAAGAACTTCCTATAACCCTACCCTACAATGTTGAGTTTACTGGTACGGGAGAATCACCTCTTAAAAAAATAAAAGAGTTTGTTGAATGTAAATGTCCTGTCTGTAAAGAGAACGCTAAACGTGAAACAGATACAATGGATACTTTTATGGACTCTTCTTGGTATTTTTTGAGATACGCTTCAGAGGTTTATGAAGATAAGGCTTTTGATAGGGAAGAGGTTGACTATTGGATGCCTGTTGACCAGTATATAGGAGGTATAGAGCACGCAATACTCCACCTTCTTTATAGCAGGTTTTTTGTTAAAGCGCTTAAAGATATGGGGTATGTTTCTTTCTCAGAACCTTTTAAGAATCTACTGTGTCAAGGAATGATTATTAAAGATGGGTCGAAAATGTCAAAATCTAAGGGTAATGTTGTTGACCCAAGAGAAATCATAAATAAATATGGTGCTGATACGTTAAGACTTTTTATTCTTTTTGCTGCACCTCCGGAACTTGACCTTGAATGGGCTGAAACAGGTATTGAAGGAGCGTGGAGGTTTGTTAATAGGGTATGGGGTTTTAATGAAAGAATACTCAAATATCAAAATACTGGCAGTAATGATGATGATGATAACCATTTGATAAAAATTATAAACAGAGTTGTTAAAGGAGTTACAGAAGATATTGAACGTGAATTCCAGTTTAATACTGCGATAGCAAAAATGATGGAGTTTATCAACGAGTTGAGCAAAATACTTGAAGCTGGTAAAGTTTCAAAAGGAAAACTTGTTTCTGCGTGGCTGGATTTCATTAAAATACTTGCTCCTTTTACGCCTCATTTTGCAGAAGAACTATGGAACAAACACCTAAAAGAGACCTCTATTACTGTTGAGGAGTGGCCAAAATGGAGTGAAGAGTTGATATTGGATAAAGAAGTTATGGTGGTTGTTCAGGTGAACGGAAAAGTTAGAGGTAAAATTAAAGTTTCTTATGGAGCAACAGAGGCAGACGTTTTACGTGGTGTTATGAAAGATACTACCTTTTTAAAGTGGATTGAGGGCAAAACAATAAAAAGACAGATATATATACAGAACAAAATACTTAACCTTATCGTTGCTTAA
- a CDS encoding deoxyribonuclease IV codes for MKIGAHIFLGKKLNSVLETTLLLNCDCCQIFLHNPRGWNRKSRDDEELVEFKKDSETKKVFPIAVHMPYLVNFATPDKTIIHKSCKVLEVELEECEKMGVAYYVIHPGSHKGMGINYGVASVADNLKNFVGGNVKILLENTAGQGDSVGSKWNELGEILDKLNGKAGVCFDTAHAFESGYDLATEGFVENLKSEIEKSFGLRYILMVHANDSLTSKGSRSDRHQHIGEGHIGLKGFENLIKDDYFGTLPYIIETPKDTPADDIRNLKILRKLGEKYGKI; via the coding sequence ATGAAAATAGGCGCACATATTTTTTTAGGTAAAAAACTTAATTCAGTATTGGAAACTACCCTTCTACTTAACTGTGATTGTTGTCAGATTTTTCTTCATAACCCCAGAGGGTGGAACAGAAAAAGTAGAGACGATGAAGAGTTGGTAGAGTTTAAAAAAGACTCAGAAACCAAAAAAGTGTTTCCTATTGCTGTGCATATGCCCTACCTTGTCAATTTTGCTACACCTGATAAAACTATAATACACAAGTCTTGTAAGGTTCTTGAAGTAGAACTTGAGGAATGTGAAAAGATGGGGGTTGCTTACTATGTTATCCATCCAGGGAGTCATAAAGGTATGGGGATTAACTATGGGGTTGCTTCTGTTGCAGATAATCTTAAAAATTTTGTAGGAGGAAATGTTAAAATTCTCCTTGAAAATACTGCCGGACAAGGAGATTCTGTTGGTAGTAAATGGAATGAGTTGGGAGAGATTCTTGATAAACTAAACGGTAAAGCGGGAGTCTGTTTTGACACAGCGCACGCTTTTGAATCAGGGTACGATTTGGCTACTGAAGGGTTTGTTGAAAACCTAAAAAGCGAAATTGAAAAATCTTTTGGTTTAAGGTATATTTTAATGGTTCACGCAAATGATTCTCTGACCTCAAAAGGTTCCAGGTCAGATAGGCATCAGCATATAGGAGAAGGACATATTGGTTTAAAAGGTTTTGAAAATCTTATTAAAGATGATTATTTTGGAACACTACCTTATATTATAGAAACTCCAAAAGATACCCCTGCTGATGATATTAGGAACTTAAAAATATTGAGAAAATTGGGAGAGAAGTATGGAAAAATATAG
- a CDS encoding Gfo/Idh/MocA family oxidoreductase — MKRKIKIGIIGAGGIAQYAHIPTYKKAENVEITSIADTNVEKLKYASQKFDIPKTFTNWEDMLNEDIDAVSICTPNIFHSIQSIKAMEAGKHVLCEKPLCLTEQEVEDVFNTSEKTKMKFMGAMPKRYSGEAQIMKKLIENGHFGEIYYMKASYMRRRGIPGLNTWFTNKRLAGGGPMMDLGVHIIDFLIYLTGIFNPVTVFGTTYSKFFDSTTDGGWPPLDTRIGNKFIEEVNVEDLSSGFVKFANGATLFVETSWAGNCETGTKISILGTKAGAQLPDPENAKNPIKIFGEIEEVLSDTIPTIPPTKAFDEEINHFLKCVREDVDTGTKKDEILTVTRIIDGIYRSAESGKPIMY, encoded by the coding sequence ATGAAAAGAAAAATAAAAATAGGGATTATTGGAGCAGGAGGGATAGCTCAATATGCGCATATCCCAACTTATAAAAAGGCAGAAAACGTTGAAATAACATCAATAGCAGACACAAACGTAGAGAAACTAAAATATGCGTCTCAAAAATTTGATATTCCAAAAACTTTCACAAACTGGGAAGATATGCTCAACGAAGATATTGATGCCGTTAGTATCTGCACCCCCAACATTTTCCATTCCATACAGTCTATCAAAGCTATGGAAGCAGGTAAACACGTTCTTTGTGAAAAACCTTTATGCCTAACAGAGCAAGAAGTTGAAGATGTTTTCAATACATCGGAAAAAACAAAAATGAAATTTATGGGCGCTATGCCAAAACGGTACTCTGGCGAGGCTCAGATAATGAAAAAACTTATAGAGAACGGACATTTTGGCGAAATTTATTATATGAAAGCCAGTTATATGAGAAGAAGAGGTATTCCAGGACTCAACACTTGGTTCACAAATAAAAGACTCGCAGGTGGTGGACCAATGATGGACTTAGGTGTTCATATCATCGATTTCTTAATCTACCTAACAGGTATTTTTAACCCAGTAACAGTTTTTGGTACCACCTACTCTAAATTTTTTGATTCAACCACCGACGGCGGTTGGCCACCACTTGATACAAGAATAGGGAACAAATTTATTGAAGAAGTAAATGTAGAAGACCTTTCTTCTGGTTTTGTTAAATTTGCAAATGGAGCAACTCTTTTTGTTGAAACAAGTTGGGCGGGCAATTGTGAAACGGGTACAAAAATAAGTATTTTAGGCACAAAAGCTGGAGCCCAATTACCAGACCCCGAAAACGCCAAAAACCCTATTAAAATATTTGGTGAAATTGAAGAAGTTTTATCAGATACAATCCCAACAATCCCTCCAACCAAAGCATTTGATGAAGAGATTAACCATTTTCTTAAATGTGTAAGAGAAGATGTTGACACAGGAACAAAAAAAGATGAAATCCTTACCGTTACCCGTATAATAGACGGCATATACAGATCTGCTGAGTCAGGTAAACCTATTATGTACTAA
- a CDS encoding cob(I)yrinic acid a,c-diamide adenosyltransferase produces the protein MKNKKDFFKKSDRYKPSTKKETPKKAGKKEFSTSRQRTYTKETEPLLEQYKLSKGLIQIYTGDGKGKTCTVIGLTLRASGAGLKTGFFQFFKRPFSSEIKVLRELKNIHFYTFASHYYQSEYITKEEIKRFKADFKNVWKKTLSIIEKNSYDIIILDEILVALRDGFLSENELLDFIQNKNRTTELIITGRDITDKLTEVADLITELKKIKHPFPDIKARKGIDF, from the coding sequence GTGAAAAACAAAAAAGATTTTTTTAAAAAAAGTGATAGGTACAAACCGTCTACAAAAAAAGAAACTCCAAAAAAGGCTGGGAAAAAAGAGTTTTCTACATCAAGACAGCGTACCTATACAAAAGAGACAGAACCTCTTCTTGAGCAATATAAACTCAGCAAAGGGTTGATACAGATTTATACAGGAGACGGGAAAGGTAAAACTTGCACAGTAATAGGTCTTACCCTTAGGGCTTCGGGGGCAGGGTTAAAAACTGGTTTTTTTCAGTTCTTTAAAAGACCGTTCTCTTCTGAAATAAAAGTTTTAAGGGAACTAAAAAATATACATTTTTACACCTTTGCTTCACACTATTATCAGTCTGAATATATAACTAAAGAAGAAATTAAAAGATTTAAAGCCGATTTTAAAAATGTTTGGAAAAAAACTTTAAGTATTATAGAAAAGAATTCTTACGACATAATAATTCTTGATGAGATACTTGTTGCTTTAAGAGATGGCTTTTTAAGCGAGAACGAACTTTTAGATTTTATTCAGAACAAAAATCGTACAACTGAACTAATTATTACTGGCAGAGACATTACAGACAAACTAACAGAAGTTGCCGACCTAATAACTGAACTAAAAAAAATCAAACATCCTTTCCCCGACATTAAAGCACGAAAAGGGATAGATTTTTAA
- a CDS encoding Gfo/Idh/MocA family oxidoreductase → MKLKVGIIGAGGIAQYAHIPSYQKNSDIEVVAISDTNQEKLKTVSEKFKIPLTFSRWDEMLSEDLDIISICTPSVFHFPQSVKAMELGKHVLCEKPICISSKELKEIFKVSSNTGMKFMGAMHKRFSGEAQVLKKIIKNGHLGKIYYTKASWVRRRGIPYPGSWFTNKSLSGGGTLMDIGVHAIDLLIYLTGISEPEFVIGATYNKFKDIATDGGWPPPDTRKGDKYTGIIDVEELATGFIKFKGGETLFAEACWAGNLKTDFSIDILGTKGGARIVNPGERKKNSLTIYGEIEGVISDFTPTVPITNPFQEEIEHFVDCIKNDRMPLTSREELLTVMEIIEGIYHSATSNS, encoded by the coding sequence ATGAAACTTAAAGTTGGAATAATTGGAGCGGGTGGAATTGCACAGTATGCTCATATCCCTTCTTACCAAAAGAATAGTGATATTGAAGTTGTTGCGATATCCGATACTAACCAAGAAAAATTGAAGACCGTCTCAGAAAAATTTAAGATACCTTTAACATTTAGCAGATGGGATGAAATGCTTAGCGAAGATTTAGATATTATAAGTATCTGTACCCCCAGCGTTTTTCACTTCCCTCAATCAGTAAAAGCTATGGAGTTAGGCAAACACGTGTTATGTGAAAAACCTATATGTATTAGTTCAAAAGAATTAAAAGAAATATTCAAAGTTTCAAGTAATACAGGTATGAAGTTTATGGGAGCAATGCATAAAAGGTTTTCTGGGGAAGCACAAGTACTAAAAAAAATAATCAAAAACGGACATCTGGGAAAGATTTATTATACAAAAGCAAGTTGGGTAAGAAGAAGAGGAATACCTTACCCCGGTTCGTGGTTCACAAACAAGAGTTTATCAGGTGGCGGAACTCTTATGGATATAGGGGTCCACGCAATAGATTTACTGATATACCTTACAGGGATTTCAGAACCAGAATTTGTCATAGGCGCAACTTACAACAAATTTAAAGATATAGCCACCGACGGCGGCTGGCCCCCACCTGATACAAGAAAAGGGGATAAATATACTGGTATCATAGATGTTGAAGAACTTGCGACAGGGTTTATAAAATTTAAAGGTGGAGAAACTCTTTTTGCAGAAGCGTGCTGGGCTGGAAATCTAAAAACTGATTTCAGTATAGATATATTAGGAACAAAAGGTGGAGCTCGTATAGTCAATCCAGGTGAAAGAAAGAAAAACTCATTAACTATTTATGGCGAAATAGAAGGCGTGATTTCAGATTTCACACCTACAGTTCCTATAACGAATCCTTTTCAGGAAGAAATAGAACATTTTGTTGACTGTATCAAAAACGATAGGATGCCCCTTACAAGCAGAGAAGAACTCCTTACTGTAATGGAAATCATTGAAGGCATATATCATTCAGCAACAAGCAATAGTTAA
- the mscL gene encoding large-conductance mechanosensitive channel protein MscL, whose protein sequence is MGFMKEFKEFAVKGNVVDMAVGIIIGAAFGKIVSSFVGDVIMPPIGALLGGVNFTELAIIIKEASPDTPAVVISYGKFIQTLVDFLIVAFAIFVVIKGLNSLKRKEVPAPVEPPAPGKEEVLLTEIRDLLKKNNK, encoded by the coding sequence ATGGGTTTTATGAAAGAATTCAAAGAATTTGCAGTAAAAGGTAATGTTGTAGATATGGCAGTAGGTATTATAATAGGGGCAGCTTTTGGGAAAATAGTATCTTCCTTTGTTGGAGATGTCATAATGCCTCCCATTGGAGCTTTACTCGGTGGGGTGAATTTTACTGAGTTAGCAATAATTATAAAAGAAGCATCTCCCGATACTCCTGCTGTTGTTATCTCATACGGAAAGTTTATCCAAACTCTGGTCGATTTTTTAATTGTAGCCTTTGCAATATTTGTTGTTATAAAAGGATTAAATTCTTTAAAACGGAAAGAAGTACCTGCTCCTGTTGAACCACCAGCACCTGGCAAAGAAGAAGTTCTACTTACAGAAATAAGAGACTTGCTTAAAAAAAATAACAAATAG
- a CDS encoding M14 family metallopeptidase, with the protein MPNLKKIPNLSYDSFMKFEEVTNFLYSLVETRPDLCKLGSIGTSREGRKLHLLTVTDFKSGKPEDKPAYLIHGNIHSNELAGTHASLYTAMRLVKEEPELLKRITFYIIPRLNPDGAEFAVTTQGRVRSRIDKSIRLTNNLYQQDIDGNGMILSMRREHPDGALIKDPKDDRLMIRRKFNSKGPFYKVYPEGIIHNWDGSENIKIGGRSFDWNRNWSYDWRPEPEQSGSGDFPFSELEMKCIAEFIHSRKNIFGILGYHTGPEAVLRPPSTGSDSDINEEDLIMMEELAQIGSKETGFPVIPVIKYHKVNRRDNNLRGHFHNFGYHHLGLFVFEFELGVLTNSAGISTEEQFKAVKEEDIVEISRKLAKWIDTQKNKEEFFVNWKRFVHPQLGEVEIGGLRSTYVGNPSLSKLEEISKRTYSFTIKHSEMHPNVLIEEIKTESVGDGIYRIRAAVRNNGALPTNITNKGKSLKRLQTVQVEFVLSEKSKLLSLTSFYDLGHLPGISGNKVEWFVSSKGKRLGSILLKAGTGGNQKYEITV; encoded by the coding sequence ATGCCAAATCTAAAAAAAATACCTAATTTATCTTATGATAGTTTTATGAAGTTTGAAGAGGTAACAAATTTTCTTTATTCTTTAGTAGAAACACGTCCTGACTTATGTAAACTTGGTTCTATTGGAACTTCCAGAGAAGGGAGAAAACTTCATCTGCTTACTGTTACAGATTTTAAAAGCGGCAAACCAGAAGATAAACCAGCTTATCTTATACACGGAAATATACATTCAAACGAGTTAGCGGGTACACACGCTTCTCTCTACACGGCTATGAGGTTAGTTAAAGAGGAGCCAGAACTTCTAAAACGTATAACTTTCTACATTATACCTCGGCTAAATCCAGATGGAGCAGAATTTGCTGTTACTACCCAGGGTAGAGTTAGAAGCAGAATAGATAAAAGTATAAGATTAACAAATAATCTTTATCAACAAGATATTGATGGTAACGGAATGATTTTATCAATGAGGCGAGAACATCCAGATGGAGCGTTAATTAAGGACCCTAAAGATGATAGGTTGATGATTAGAAGAAAATTTAATTCTAAAGGTCCTTTTTATAAAGTATATCCTGAAGGCATAATCCATAATTGGGATGGTAGCGAAAATATAAAAATAGGAGGGCGTTCTTTCGATTGGAATAGAAACTGGTCTTATGACTGGCGTCCTGAGCCAGAACAGTCTGGGTCTGGTGATTTTCCTTTTAGTGAATTAGAAATGAAATGTATTGCAGAATTTATACATAGCAGAAAGAATATTTTTGGTATTCTTGGGTATCACACAGGTCCAGAAGCTGTGTTAAGACCTCCATCTACAGGAAGTGATTCTGATATTAACGAAGAAGATTTAATTATGATGGAAGAACTTGCTCAGATAGGTTCTAAAGAAACAGGGTTTCCAGTAATCCCAGTAATAAAATACCATAAGGTAAATAGGCGTGACAATAATCTTAGAGGCCATTTTCATAATTTTGGGTATCATCATCTTGGGTTGTTTGTATTTGAGTTTGAGTTGGGGGTTCTTACCAATAGTGCTGGAATATCTACAGAGGAACAGTTTAAAGCAGTAAAAGAAGAAGATATTGTAGAGATATCAAGAAAACTTGCTAAATGGATAGATACTCAAAAGAATAAAGAAGAGTTTTTTGTAAATTGGAAAAGATTTGTTCATCCTCAGTTGGGCGAAGTGGAGATTGGAGGATTACGTAGTACTTATGTAGGGAACCCATCTTTAAGCAAATTAGAAGAAATCTCTAAAAGAACATATAGTTTTACTATTAAACATTCGGAGATGCATCCAAATGTTTTAATTGAAGAGATAAAAACAGAATCTGTTGGAGATGGTATTTATAGAATAAGAGCGGCAGTAAGAAATAACGGGGCGTTACCTACCAATATTACTAATAAAGGTAAATCTTTAAAAAGGTTACAAACTGTTCAGGTTGAATTTGTTCTTTCAGAAAAATCAAAACTTCTTTCTTTAACTTCTTTCTATGATTTAGGGCACCTGCCTGGTATTAGCGGTAATAAGGTAGAATGGTTTGTTTCCTCAAAAGGTAAACGGTTAGGTAGTATTCTTTTAAAAGCAGGCACAGGTGGCAACCAGAAGTACGAAATAACTGTATAG
- a CDS encoding sugar phosphate isomerase/epimerase, translating into MEKLWSWAVRGSHFGGKTHEEIISICHYANIASVEANVGWVINRSEEEIVAIKDKYQKNALRLETFHLPNGLEGDICALYETIREKAVQIQSKMIYNASLLGCRAVILHPTTTSYNVDKEGVDRYISQMSKSMEVLLEIAEKENVVIAIENMLPGDDNNRFGSKPSHFKLFIERFSHPNCGFCLDTGHAHVSLGQEGPEKLFEVMSKRLVAVHLQDNAGYTDSHLAPGKGLINWKNIFQGMVKIKFKWAATIEAPPFYYGPNYTHSKESWKQLITDTDNLVKESFS; encoded by the coding sequence ATGGAAAAATTATGGAGTTGGGCTGTAAGAGGTTCTCATTTCGGTGGAAAAACGCATGAAGAAATCATATCTATTTGTCATTACGCTAACATTGCTTCAGTAGAAGCAAACGTTGGCTGGGTTATAAACAGATCCGAAGAAGAGATTGTTGCCATTAAAGATAAATACCAAAAAAATGCTTTAAGGTTAGAAACTTTCCACCTTCCCAATGGTTTAGAGGGCGATATATGTGCCTTATATGAAACTATCAGGGAAAAAGCAGTTCAAATACAAAGTAAAATGATATATAACGCTTCCTTATTAGGATGCAGGGCAGTAATACTACACCCAACAACCACTTCTTATAATGTTGATAAAGAAGGTGTTGACAGGTACATTTCTCAGATGAGCAAAAGTATGGAAGTCTTACTTGAAATTGCAGAAAAAGAAAACGTGGTTATAGCAATAGAAAATATGTTGCCTGGCGATGATAACAACAGGTTTGGCTCCAAACCGAGCCATTTCAAACTTTTTATTGAAAGATTTTCTCATCCCAACTGCGGTTTCTGTCTTGATACTGGCCATGCACACGTTTCATTAGGTCAAGAAGGACCTGAAAAATTATTTGAAGTAATGTCAAAACGCCTTGTAGCAGTACACCTTCAAGATAACGCAGGATACACAGATTCTCACCTTGCTCCCGGTAAAGGTCTAATAAACTGGAAAAACATTTTTCAGGGTATGGTTAAAATAAAATTTAAATGGGCAGCCACTATTGAAGCACCCCCTTTCTATTACGGTCCTAACTATACTCACAGCAAGGAATCCTGGAAACAGTTAATAACAGATACAGATAACTTGGTTAAAGAAAGTTTTTCATAA